ATGAACTGCAGCTGCGGGGTCAGGCGCAGCCCAGCCTTGGCACCCACCAGCGAACGGAGCCTGCCGGTGGCCTGCTTCAGCGCCTGCTCGGCACGCTTGCGCTCACCCTGCGCCTTACCCTCCTGGCCAAGCTGGGTCCAGTAGACGCGTGCGATCTGAAGGTCGCCGGTGACGCGCACATCAGTGATGGTGACGCCGTTGAGGCGCTTGTCGTGCAATGTGCGTTCCATCGACGAGGCGATGACACGCTGAATCAACGCCGCGATACGCGCGGCCCGTGGATTGGTTCCTGCCATAACGTTTCCTTTTATTACTTACTCTAACTGTTACGTTTCATGATACAGACTGACGAGAATACGTGTTCTCCTACTGAATTATCACTGTGCTGCTGGTAAACGGACTCCAGACTCATATTATGAGCCGTTTTCCAGCATAACCACACTTTCCTGCTGGAAAACGGATTCTAAACTCTTACGAGAGTCCGTTTTCCAGCACCTCCATTGACTTGATGCTGGTAAACGGACTCTAGCCGCTTGCTATATGCCGTTTACCAGCACAACACTTGTTCTGATGCTGGTAAACGGACTTTTAGTTCACGTCACAGTCCGTTTACCAGCACTAAACGTTTTCGTACTAACTCAATCAGACACAACAGAAAATGCGTAGACACTCCAACGGCAAAAATGACAATTGCCACCCGCTGCGCTTTGACGCTGCAGATGGCAATCCATCAATACCGATTAATCACTTCTTCTTGGAATCAGTTTTCGGTTCGGGTGCCTTGAGGTCGCCTTCGGACTTCCCGGAGCCCTTGTCATCCTTCTTTGAAGGCTGACCGTCCTTGCGCTCGATCTCCTTCATCTCGAAGGTCTCGATAATGTCGCCTTCCTGGATGTCGTTGAAGGAACCAAGGTTGATGCCAGCCTCGTAGCCTTCCTTGACGGACTGCACGTCGTCCTTGAAACGACGCAGCGAGGAGATCTCCAGGTCGTTGACCGTGGCCACGCCATTGCGCAGAATACGCGCCTTGGTGCCACGCTTGACCTCGCCGTCCTGGACCATGACGCCGGCGATGTTGCCGAACTTGGAGGAACGGAAGATCTGGCGAATCTCGGAATGGGAGGTGGTGACCTCTTCGTACTCCGGCTTGAGCATGCCCTTCAAGGCGGCTTCGATATCTTCAATCGCCTTGTAGATGACGGAGTAGTACTTGATCTCCACGCCCTCGCGGTCGGCAAGATCGGCGACCTGACGGTTCGGACGGACGTTGAAGCCGATGATGACGGCCTTGTCGACCGTGGCCAGATTGACATCGTTCTGGGTGATCGCGCCGACACCGCGGTGGA
The window above is part of the Bifidobacterium sp. ESL0704 genome. Proteins encoded here:
- the rbfA gene encoding 30S ribosome-binding factor RbfA, whose amino-acid sequence is MAGTNPRAARIAALIQRVIASSMERTLHDKRLNGVTITDVRVTGDLQIARVYWTQLGQEGKAQGERKRAEQALKQATGRLRSLVGAKAGLRLTPQLQFIYDEVPSEAHEIEDILVTAHRRDEELDKARETAQYAGEANPYVEPRKKKTAADFEDDGVEEE